In Pelosinus sp. UFO1, one genomic interval encodes:
- a CDS encoding HD-GYP domain-containing protein has translation MAVAISRYKLSQILPGMEVGRPILDRNGMVLLTEGTMLNENLLKRLSRLGLSEIDIKEQSLVDSGSILFDNEQLKIYQNAVSKVKDLFRTIIVDKKVPLRQFQNIACNQVAPLVASQFAINYLNLEGPREDYTYCHSINVALLSGLIGKWLHYSPEAINQLILAGLLHDVGKTQIPISILGKIGTLTKDEMQLAQLHATHSYRLLSSIPGISPSVVFGILQHHERLDGSGYPGNYSHEKIHPYARIIAIADIYDAMTSDRAYNNKVTPFLAADALASGMIAKLDVGICTTFLEQFRYSILGNSVQLADGQEGEIVHLGEFLNPNPIIKCSDGKIIQLDNWKGISKVKPVASLIR, from the coding sequence ATGGCTGTTGCAATTAGTCGCTATAAATTATCTCAAATCTTGCCAGGCATGGAAGTAGGACGACCTATATTAGATCGAAATGGCATGGTTTTGCTAACAGAGGGTACTATGCTAAATGAAAATCTTTTGAAACGCTTATCAAGATTAGGTTTATCTGAAATTGATATAAAAGAGCAGTCCTTAGTCGATAGTGGATCGATCTTGTTCGATAATGAGCAGCTTAAAATTTATCAGAATGCCGTTAGCAAGGTGAAAGATCTGTTTAGAACGATAATAGTTGATAAGAAGGTGCCATTGCGTCAATTTCAAAATATAGCTTGCAACCAAGTAGCTCCTCTTGTTGCTTCTCAATTTGCAATTAATTACTTAAATTTGGAGGGGCCTCGCGAGGACTATACTTATTGTCACAGTATTAATGTTGCTTTACTATCAGGACTTATTGGCAAGTGGTTACATTATAGCCCCGAGGCAATAAATCAACTCATTCTCGCAGGATTATTACACGATGTAGGAAAAACTCAAATACCCATATCAATATTAGGAAAGATAGGTACCCTAACGAAAGATGAGATGCAGTTAGCACAACTTCATGCCACTCATAGTTATCGTTTGCTAAGCAGTATACCAGGAATTTCTCCCTCTGTCGTCTTTGGAATCTTACAGCATCATGAACGATTAGACGGTAGCGGTTATCCTGGCAATTATAGTCATGAAAAAATACATCCTTATGCTAGAATTATTGCAATTGCAGATATTTATGACGCAATGACTTCTGATAGAGCGTATAATAATAAAGTAACTCCTTTTTTGGCGGCAGATGCATTAGCTTCAGGCATGATTGCCAAATTAGATGTTGGAATCTGTACTACTTTTCTTGAACAGTTCCGCTATAGTATCTTAGGAAACTCTGTACAGCTAGCGGACGGACAAGAGGGAGAAATTGTGCATTTGGGAGAGTTTCTAAATCCAAATCCAATCATCAAATGTTCTGATGGAAAAATTATCCAACTTGATAATTGGAAGGGAATTTCAAAAGTAAAGCCTGTGGCTAGTCTTATTAGATAA
- a CDS encoding MBL fold metallo-hydrolase: protein MMSLHLELIYLENSGFVVETDKHVLVFDYYQDAAGTVAQLIAAGKMLYVFSSHRHHDHFNPIISTWQNNVAKFFLSDDIDNLPGVNEEKIEYMRPYETSVQDGIRVKTYGSTDVGVSFAVEVDGWRLFHAGDLNWWHWKWDHKYNLMLAKDLFIKEMDKLDGLKLDIAFFPVDSRLEEYRAIGVKEFCRRVDVGQLVAMHTRGERWAPPIGFFGKGKSVATWCPVFSGDKLKVTKE from the coding sequence ATGATGTCATTACATTTAGAATTAATTTATTTAGAAAATAGCGGTTTTGTCGTAGAAACAGATAAACATGTTCTGGTTTTTGATTATTATCAAGATGCTGCAGGTACGGTTGCCCAATTAATAGCAGCGGGGAAAATGCTATATGTTTTTTCGTCTCACAGGCATCATGATCATTTTAATCCGATCATTAGTACGTGGCAAAATAACGTAGCAAAATTTTTTTTGAGTGATGATATTGACAACTTACCTGGCGTTAATGAGGAAAAAATTGAGTATATGCGTCCCTACGAGACGAGTGTGCAAGATGGCATAAGAGTCAAAACATATGGGTCTACCGATGTAGGGGTTTCTTTTGCTGTGGAAGTGGATGGTTGGCGCCTATTTCATGCTGGCGACCTTAATTGGTGGCATTGGAAATGGGATCATAAATATAATCTTATGTTGGCTAAAGATCTATTTATAAAAGAAATGGATAAATTAGATGGTTTAAAGCTTGATATAGCTTTCTTTCCAGTAGATAGTCGGTTGGAAGAATATCGAGCAATTGGGGTAAAAGAATTTTGCCGTAGAGTAGATGTAGGACAATTGGTAGCAATGCATACGCGTGGAGAAAGATGGGCACCACCCATTGGCTTTTTTGGTAAGGGAAAGTCGGTTGCTACTTGGTGCCCCGTTTTTTCAGGGGATAAGTTAAAAGTAACAAAAGAATAG
- the deoB gene encoding phosphopentomutase, producing MVTTKFKRIHLVVMDSVGIGEAPDAAKFDDVNVDTFGHIAQACGGLNMPNMGKLGISNIRDIEGIEPEKHPLGYYTKMQELSNGKDTMAGHWEFMGLFTEKPFRVFPQGFPKELIQQIEEKTGRKVIANRPASGTEIIEALGEEHMKTGALIVYTSADSVLQIAAHEEIIPIKELYEICEFCRKITLEEPYKVGRIIARPFIGEPGKFTRTANRHDYALKPFGRTVMNELKDADYEVIALGKISDIYAGEGVTKSIHTISNMDGIDKLLTVFDEKFTGLSFLNLVDFDASYGHRRDPRGYGQALEEYDARLPEVLAKMTNEDLLIITADHGNDPTYRGTDHTREYVPLLIYSPLFSGGKELPIRTTFADIGATIAENFNVKMPEYGTSFLQDLT from the coding sequence ATGGTAACGACAAAGTTTAAACGAATTCATTTAGTGGTGATGGACTCTGTAGGAATAGGGGAAGCACCTGATGCGGCGAAGTTTGATGATGTTAATGTAGATACGTTTGGTCATATTGCTCAAGCATGTGGTGGCTTAAATATGCCTAATATGGGAAAACTCGGTATTTCAAACATACGGGATATTGAAGGAATTGAGCCTGAAAAACATCCTCTTGGTTATTATACGAAAATGCAAGAGTTATCGAATGGCAAGGATACAATGGCAGGCCATTGGGAATTCATGGGACTTTTTACGGAAAAACCATTTCGCGTATTCCCTCAAGGGTTTCCCAAAGAATTAATTCAGCAAATTGAGGAGAAGACGGGACGGAAAGTGATTGCTAATCGGCCAGCAAGTGGTACCGAAATCATAGAGGCTCTAGGGGAAGAGCATATGAAAACAGGAGCACTCATTGTTTATACCTCTGCTGATTCTGTTCTGCAAATTGCTGCACATGAAGAAATAATTCCAATAAAAGAACTCTATGAAATCTGTGAGTTTTGTCGCAAAATTACGCTGGAAGAGCCTTATAAAGTAGGACGCATTATTGCTCGTCCTTTTATTGGAGAGCCAGGTAAGTTTACTCGTACTGCCAATCGCCATGATTATGCGCTAAAACCTTTTGGTCGTACAGTGATGAATGAGTTGAAAGATGCTGATTACGAAGTAATTGCTTTAGGTAAAATTTCTGATATCTATGCTGGTGAAGGGGTCACGAAATCCATTCATACGATATCGAATATGGACGGTATAGACAAATTACTAACCGTTTTTGATGAAAAATTTACTGGTCTTAGCTTTCTAAATTTAGTAGATTTTGATGCCTCATACGGACACCGTCGTGATCCTCGTGGTTATGGACAAGCCCTGGAAGAATATGATGCTCGTTTACCGGAAGTGCTGGCTAAAATGACGAATGAAGATTTATTAATTATTACTGCCGATCATGGAAATGATCCAACTTATCGCGGTACAGACCATACACGGGAATACGTACCTTTACTTATTTATTCCCCTCTTTTTTCTGGAGGGAAGGAGTTGCCTATAAGAACCACATTTGCGGATATCGGTGCTACTATAGCAGAGAACTTTAATGTAAAGATGCCAGAGTACGGTACTAGTTTTTTACAAGACTTGACATAA
- a CDS encoding site-2 protease family protein has protein sequence MDENKDNITVIGNEEANSEQEPPKKKSRWGWFTSIGGVLLLLKASKIWAIIKGALIFLKLGKFLTTGLSMMLTVVIYTFIYGWKYAVGIVLLLFVHEMGHLVASRRLGINTSLPMFIPFLGAIIQMKEAPKDAKTESIVGIAGPIFGALGAFVCLWIGEIFDSMLLYALAYFGFFLTVFNLIPAHPLDGGRIVTAISLKLWLVGIPIMLFFSLYFFNPIGILISILAVKKAWEVWKDRENPYYDTDPGFRLKMGFSYFALFALSAYYTYNLHETLNRH, from the coding sequence ATGGATGAAAATAAAGATAACATTACAGTTATAGGAAATGAAGAAGCTAACTCTGAGCAAGAACCTCCTAAAAAGAAAAGTAGATGGGGTTGGTTTACTAGCATCGGCGGTGTTCTACTGCTTTTAAAAGCCTCAAAGATATGGGCAATCATAAAGGGAGCGCTTATATTCCTTAAACTCGGTAAATTCCTTACTACAGGCTTGTCGATGATGCTAACCGTCGTTATATATACTTTTATATATGGCTGGAAATATGCAGTAGGGATTGTATTATTGTTGTTTGTACATGAAATGGGACATCTGGTTGCGTCTAGAAGGTTAGGTATCAATACGAGCTTGCCAATGTTTATTCCTTTTCTCGGTGCAATCATCCAAATGAAAGAAGCACCGAAAGATGCAAAGACTGAATCTATCGTTGGCATTGCTGGTCCAATTTTCGGAGCCTTGGGAGCATTTGTATGTCTTTGGATTGGAGAAATATTTGACTCTATGTTACTATATGCTTTAGCTTATTTCGGCTTCTTTTTAACTGTTTTTAATTTGATTCCAGCCCATCCACTTGATGGTGGACGTATTGTAACTGCTATATCCTTAAAGCTTTGGCTCGTTGGTATTCCTATAATGCTCTTTTTTTCCTTGTACTTCTTCAACCCTATCGGAATTTTAATTTCTATATTGGCAGTAAAAAAAGCATGGGAAGTTTGGAAAGATCGAGAGAATCCGTATTATGATACTGATCCAGGATTTCGTCTAAAAATGGGCTTTTCCTATTTTGCTCTTTTTGCTCTGTCAGCCTATTATACTTACAATTTACATGAAACGCTGAATAGACACTAA
- the rlmN gene encoding 23S rRNA (adenine(2503)-C(2))-methyltransferase RlmN, protein MIKESIYGLTLDQLVIWLGEREHKKSRAVQVWDWLYRKRVRSFSEMTDVNKECIELLADHFAIQTLSEHLRQESEDGTIKFLFKLQDDNLIETVLMRHKFGLSVCVTTQVGCNIGCSFCASGLLTKNRDLSSGEIVEQIMKVQHYLDKRNQDEKVSHVVVMGIGEPFDNFKNIVDFLLIIKDHKGLAIAGRRITVSTSGLANKIIEFADANLQVNLAVSLHAPNEELRTRIMKINRIFSIEKVMQAVTYYLKKTNRRITLEYILLKNVNDSREHALELAHLIGDKKHLTNVNLIPYNPVDEHSQYQRSDLDSMRAFYDTLKKQGINCSNRLEHGTDIDAACGQLRSKQIKKM, encoded by the coding sequence ATGATTAAAGAATCCATTTATGGATTGACATTAGATCAACTGGTAATATGGCTTGGGGAGCGTGAACATAAAAAGTCTAGGGCAGTGCAAGTATGGGATTGGCTTTATAGGAAGCGGGTGAGAAGTTTCTCAGAAATGACGGATGTTAATAAAGAATGTATTGAATTATTAGCAGATCATTTTGCCATCCAAACCCTAAGTGAACATTTACGCCAAGAATCAGAAGATGGAACGATTAAATTTTTGTTCAAGTTACAGGATGATAACCTGATTGAAACCGTGTTAATGAGGCACAAATTCGGTTTGTCTGTTTGTGTTACAACCCAAGTAGGCTGTAATATAGGATGTAGTTTTTGTGCAAGTGGACTACTGACGAAAAATCGTGATTTATCCAGTGGCGAAATTGTAGAACAAATTATGAAAGTCCAGCATTATTTAGATAAAAGGAACCAAGATGAAAAGGTAAGTCATGTTGTGGTAATGGGTATCGGAGAGCCATTTGATAATTTTAAAAATATAGTAGATTTTTTGCTGATTATTAAAGATCATAAAGGACTTGCCATTGCGGGAAGACGTATTACCGTATCTACTAGTGGTCTTGCAAACAAAATTATAGAATTTGCCGATGCTAACTTGCAAGTAAATCTGGCGGTTTCATTGCACGCACCCAATGAAGAACTTCGAACCCGGATCATGAAGATAAATCGTATCTTTTCAATTGAAAAAGTAATGCAGGCCGTTACTTACTATTTGAAGAAAACGAATCGTAGGATTACGTTGGAATATATTTTATTAAAGAACGTGAATGATAGTAGAGAACATGCCCTAGAGCTTGCTCATTTGATTGGTGATAAAAAGCATCTTACAAATGTTAACTTAATTCCTTATAATCCAGTGGATGAGCACAGCCAATATCAAAGAAGCGACCTAGATTCTATGCGGGCATTTTATGATACACTAAAAAAGCAAGGTATTAATTGTAGCAATCGCCTGGAGCATGGAACAGATATTGATGCTGCTTGTGGGCAGTTAAGAAGCAAACAAATCAAAAAAATGTAG
- a CDS encoding CGGC domain-containing protein, with product MKIAILVREETMQRCTGRGCLNAFFQRKDAFERYEEDVQLVTFSHAGGDIDHKIETMIKNGVDVVHLSSCMRGKAANYETLAKRLGEHFDVIGYTHGSEEGKGQKTINIKKKL from the coding sequence GTGAAAATAGCGATATTGGTCAGGGAAGAAACTATGCAACGTTGTACAGGTAGGGGATGTCTTAACGCTTTCTTTCAGAGAAAGGATGCCTTTGAAAGATATGAAGAAGATGTTCAGCTTGTTACTTTTTCTCATGCTGGTGGTGATATTGATCATAAAATTGAGACAATGATAAAAAACGGGGTGGATGTGGTGCATTTATCTTCCTGCATGCGAGGGAAAGCAGCGAATTATGAAACTTTGGCAAAACGCCTTGGAGAGCACTTTGATGTTATTGGATACACCCACGGATCAGAAGAAGGCAAGGGACAAAAAACAATAAACATTAAGAAAAAGTTATAA
- a CDS encoding GGDEF domain-containing protein, which produces MDERLYPRNFEGTGVFHISVEYIQVSLDAKWSQFHPNYDEMIQVYNDTISKLEEVHTSLAGAADSDGLIGAYNRRSFDKTLELIKCELQSGSLTPVGIMLLDLDNFKRQNDTSGHIAGDDILKRFTDIAQSVVGNRAIFRFGGDEFAIILRNIPDTTFMLYAEQIG; this is translated from the coding sequence ATGGATGAACGCCTGTATCCTCGAAATTTTGAGGGTACGGGCGTTTTTCATATATCAGTGGAGTATATACAAGTATCACTGGACGCCAAGTGGTCGCAATTTCACCCCAATTATGATGAAATGATTCAAGTATATAACGATACCATTAGTAAGCTTGAAGAAGTTCATACTTCATTGGCAGGAGCGGCTGATAGTGATGGATTGATAGGAGCCTATAACCGTAGATCTTTTGATAAAACATTAGAATTAATTAAATGTGAACTACAGTCAGGATCCCTTACCCCAGTAGGAATTATGCTATTAGACCTGGATAACTTTAAGCGCCAAAATGATACAAGTGGTCATATAGCTGGTGATGATATTTTGAAAAGGTTTACAGATATAGCGCAATCAGTTGTAGGAAATCGAGCCATATTTCGGTTCGGTGGAGATGAATTTGCGATTATTTTACGCAATATCCCAGATACAACGTTTATGTTATATGCAGAACAAATTGGCTAG
- a CDS encoding DMT family transporter codes for MTKVNDNRHVFFLLILVVILWGLNVVAIKYLTSFFPPLALAPIRLCLASALLLPLVFKKHGYKKLSHKEWLPIIGVSTFCIFLHQIALNIGLTATSGMHAVLILGLNPLFTTTSAGYLLKEEFTWEKGIAILLGFGGLLLVVSGKSQGGATLFGDGVVLIATITFVIGSLFVKKATVSVSPLVVTAYSHTLASIGLLILGLSVNPEWSYPGSFGFWPIIVLLSSSFLSTALGALWWNTAIQKVGASTASLFQNASPIVGVLASAFFLGEQLNWYHFVALFLVLLGVSLGTGVIKIPARLVILKNRLQQ; via the coding sequence TTGACAAAGGTAAATGACAATCGGCATGTATTCTTCCTGCTGATTCTAGTTGTAATTCTATGGGGACTCAATGTAGTCGCAATTAAATATCTCACTAGTTTTTTCCCGCCATTGGCATTAGCTCCTATTCGTTTATGTCTAGCAAGCGCCTTACTCTTACCTCTCGTCTTTAAAAAACATGGATACAAAAAGCTTTCTCACAAAGAATGGCTTCCTATTATTGGGGTTTCCACGTTTTGTATTTTTCTCCACCAAATTGCACTTAACATAGGGTTAACTGCTACCAGCGGAATGCATGCTGTTCTTATTTTGGGCTTAAATCCATTGTTTACAACTACTTCTGCTGGCTATCTCCTAAAAGAAGAATTTACCTGGGAAAAAGGAATTGCTATTCTTTTGGGATTTGGCGGGTTGCTGCTGGTCGTCTCAGGTAAATCACAAGGCGGTGCCACACTTTTTGGTGATGGAGTTGTGTTAATTGCAACCATTACCTTTGTAATCGGTTCTTTATTTGTTAAAAAAGCTACTGTATCCGTTTCTCCCTTAGTCGTAACAGCTTATAGCCATACCTTAGCTTCTATTGGATTATTGATACTAGGGCTATCTGTGAACCCTGAATGGAGCTACCCTGGCAGTTTCGGTTTTTGGCCAATTATTGTGCTACTGTCTTCGAGCTTTTTGAGTACGGCATTAGGGGCTTTGTGGTGGAACACAGCGATACAAAAAGTAGGAGCTTCCACAGCCTCCCTTTTCCAAAATGCTTCTCCCATAGTAGGTGTTCTTGCCTCGGCTTTCTTCTTAGGAGAACAACTAAACTGGTATCATTTTGTTGCTCTTTTTCTTGTCCTCTTAGGTGTCAGCTTGGGTACAGGAGTTATTAAAATCCCAGCTCGCTTAGTGATTTTAAAGAATCGTTTACAACAGTAA
- a CDS encoding LysR family transcriptional regulator: protein MELRHLEYFMTMYKELHFTKAAEKLGISQPTLSQQIRILESEVDALLFDRVGKKVLVTQAGEILYQHCLQIFGELKQAHTAIGELQGLERGSLAVGCSGSHLLISSIVKFHTRYPGIKFSIVQLSTEEIKEKLLKNELDIGIAFLPLDDLQLATLYLYAEELCLAVCKKNELSKQKSVNLDMLKSIPIVLLPPKYIIRQFIDHATEELGFLFNPIIEMMPFEHLLEIVGRNIAVTILPRSYINSFADERIQTVSIANPAMKKEMGLIYRKDRFLSAATDKFIEELVLGFKDFHF from the coding sequence ATGGAACTCAGGCATTTGGAGTATTTTATGACAATGTATAAAGAACTTCACTTTACGAAAGCTGCTGAAAAGCTTGGCATATCTCAGCCTACTTTAAGTCAACAAATTAGAATTTTAGAAAGTGAGGTGGATGCCCTTCTTTTTGACAGAGTTGGCAAAAAGGTTCTTGTCACCCAGGCGGGAGAAATTCTATATCAACATTGTTTGCAAATTTTTGGTGAATTGAAACAAGCTCATACTGCCATCGGAGAATTACAAGGTTTAGAAAGGGGCAGCCTTGCTGTAGGATGTTCCGGAAGTCATCTACTGATCTCTTCAATCGTAAAATTTCATACTCGTTATCCAGGTATTAAATTTTCCATTGTCCAACTATCAACAGAAGAAATAAAAGAAAAGCTACTTAAAAATGAGTTAGATATTGGAATTGCTTTTTTACCATTAGACGACCTGCAGCTAGCAACTCTTTATTTATACGCAGAAGAATTATGTCTAGCCGTATGCAAAAAAAACGAACTTAGCAAACAAAAATCAGTGAACCTTGATATGCTTAAATCAATCCCCATTGTGCTACTCCCTCCCAAGTACATCATCCGGCAATTTATTGACCATGCTACAGAAGAACTTGGTTTTTTGTTTAACCCAATAATCGAAATGATGCCCTTTGAACACTTGCTTGAGATCGTAGGCCGTAATATTGCAGTCACGATTCTTCCTCGATCCTACATCAACAGTTTTGCAGATGAACGCATTCAAACTGTTTCGATAGCAAACCCTGCTATGAAAAAAGAAATGGGACTTATCTATCGAAAAGACAGATTTTTATCAGCAGCCACTGATAAATTTATTGAGGAATTAGTCCTAGGCTTTAAAGATTTTCATTTTTAA
- a CDS encoding DMT family transporter — MKYKEFVFLLICNLLWAGNFIFGKFVIQEFSPLWITFLRWMIAVSILVPVAVVHDNLNYTKMRSILKESWPALTCMGISGGILFNVFTYSALQYTSPTNGSLVFSLTPAITMIFSYLIWKEKVSIMQMAGLSISFLGVVVLLTSGNILQVFQMDFNRGDLLMIGADLCWMIYAFSCKKSATVPPITAIALSSFIAIFIMIPFLMLQPLDFHQVTRTGINGVLYIGVFASVFAFILWNMSLRIVGASKANLTVNLIPVYTAAIAIFIGEQVSAAQLWGGAMVLTGLVLTSQKRKELICIRVNKQEVDLGEVTIKRPHCVN, encoded by the coding sequence ATGAAATATAAAGAATTTGTATTTCTTTTAATATGTAACTTATTATGGGCAGGAAATTTTATATTTGGTAAATTTGTTATTCAAGAGTTCTCTCCACTCTGGATTACTTTTCTGCGTTGGATGATTGCAGTCAGCATTCTAGTTCCCGTTGCAGTGGTACATGACAATTTGAACTATACAAAGATGAGAAGTATACTGAAAGAATCTTGGCCGGCGTTAACTTGCATGGGGATATCGGGAGGAATATTATTCAATGTATTTACTTATTCAGCCTTGCAATATACTTCTCCAACGAATGGATCGTTAGTTTTTTCCTTAACACCTGCTATCACAATGATTTTTTCTTATCTTATTTGGAAGGAAAAAGTTTCGATAATGCAGATGGCAGGGTTAAGTATTTCCTTTTTGGGTGTGGTGGTTTTATTGACAAGTGGGAATATACTGCAGGTGTTTCAAATGGATTTTAATAGAGGAGATTTACTCATGATAGGAGCGGATCTTTGTTGGATGATATATGCCTTTTCATGCAAGAAATCAGCTACTGTACCGCCGATTACTGCGATAGCCCTTTCCTCATTCATTGCAATATTCATTATGATTCCCTTTCTTATGCTGCAGCCTCTTGATTTTCATCAGGTAACTCGTACCGGAATAAACGGGGTTCTTTATATAGGTGTTTTTGCCTCGGTGTTTGCGTTTATCTTATGGAATATGTCCCTTCGCATAGTTGGTGCTAGTAAAGCAAATCTTACAGTCAATTTAATCCCTGTTTATACGGCTGCTATTGCTATTTTTATCGGAGAACAAGTTTCTGCAGCCCAACTATGGGGTGGGGCAATGGTATTAACAGGATTAGTTTTAACAAGTCAAAAACGCAAAGAATTGATTTGTATTCGTGTCAATAAACAAGAGGTTGATTTGGGTGAGGTTACTATCAAGCGCCCTCATTGTGTAAATTGA
- a CDS encoding NAD(P)/FAD-dependent oxidoreductase: MSKKVKQVDLLIIGAGVAGLTAGIYAGRLKLNTLIIEDEIIGGQIRDAYIIENYPGFSSISGSDLIDKMQEQAINSGATIDEFDSVVSVKLTDNEKIIESENYIYKPKAVIIAAGAKRKELPIPEEKKFRGNGIHYCEICDGHLYEGKHIAVVGGGSSSVGAAIFLSKYAEKITLIHRSEYLRADKKNQEELFNNKKINFLWNTQVKQAMGNELLESVLLENVNTKENTELKLDGIFVNIGSVPRTAMYKEYINIDSYGNIEASETCETNVKGVFAAGDVRVKGVRQLTTAASDGTIAALMAEKYILQQ; encoded by the coding sequence ATGAGTAAGAAGGTAAAACAGGTAGATTTATTAATTATTGGTGCAGGTGTAGCTGGATTAACAGCTGGTATTTATGCTGGTAGGCTCAAGCTTAATACTTTAATTATCGAAGATGAAATCATTGGCGGGCAAATCCGGGACGCTTATATTATTGAAAATTATCCTGGGTTTAGCAGTATTAGTGGCAGTGATTTAATTGATAAAATGCAAGAACAGGCAATTAATTCAGGGGCAACGATTGATGAGTTTGATAGTGTAGTATCGGTAAAATTAACGGACAATGAAAAAATCATTGAAAGTGAAAATTATATATATAAGCCAAAAGCTGTGATTATTGCGGCTGGTGCCAAACGCAAGGAATTACCTATACCGGAAGAAAAGAAATTTCGTGGAAATGGTATCCATTATTGTGAAATATGTGATGGACATTTATACGAAGGAAAACATATTGCGGTTGTTGGCGGTGGAAGTTCAAGTGTTGGAGCTGCTATATTTTTGTCTAAATATGCAGAGAAAATTACCCTAATTCACCGTTCCGAGTATTTAAGAGCAGATAAAAAAAATCAAGAAGAGTTATTTAATAACAAAAAGATAAACTTTTTGTGGAATACACAAGTGAAACAGGCTATGGGTAATGAGTTGTTAGAATCTGTACTTTTAGAAAATGTTAATACAAAAGAAAATACAGAATTAAAGTTGGATGGAATCTTTGTAAATATTGGTTCGGTTCCTAGAACTGCTATGTATAAAGAGTATATAAACATAGATAGTTATGGTAATATTGAAGCCAGTGAAACTTGTGAAACAAATGTAAAAGGTGTTTTTGCAGCGGGAGATGTGAGGGTTAAAGGGGTAAGGCAGTTAACAACTGCTGCAAGTGATGGAACCATCGCTGCATTAATGGCTGAAAAGTATATATTACAACAATAA
- a CDS encoding LysR family transcriptional regulator: protein MMSIREMKYFLTLAEEGNITTAAKILHIAQPPLSRQMKQLEDNLGAKLFERGHRKIQLTEAGHLLRKKAEQLLELMDTTVKEIREIEAGTHGTLSIGTASSSVATILPRVARIFRNQYPSLKFELREGESSQIIELLNSGLIEIGLVRFSFDDAIYESIKLSNEPLVAALNKNNPNSLGEPPDSIQLSELAGKPLMIHRKFEAMITDHCLQAGFEPYFLCKSDDVMPILAWADADVGIAVVPRAAIDLIPNTNLVFKTIINPSIETTAAVIWMRNRYLSTAARHFLNLFTTIHKTSIDNTQMEYSD, encoded by the coding sequence ATGATGAGTATTCGAGAAATGAAATATTTTCTTACCCTTGCTGAAGAAGGCAATATTACAACAGCTGCGAAGATTTTGCACATTGCTCAACCACCTCTTAGTCGCCAAATGAAGCAACTAGAGGATAATCTAGGGGCCAAGCTATTTGAACGAGGACACCGAAAGATTCAGTTAACAGAAGCAGGACATCTCTTGCGAAAAAAGGCCGAGCAGTTACTCGAGCTAATGGATACTACCGTTAAGGAAATAAGAGAAATAGAGGCTGGTACCCACGGCACCTTGTCCATCGGCACAGCCTCCTCTTCAGTGGCAACAATTTTGCCGCGAGTGGCTCGTATTTTTCGGAATCAATATCCTAGTCTGAAGTTTGAGTTAAGGGAAGGAGAGTCTAGCCAAATTATTGAACTGCTCAATAGTGGATTAATTGAAATAGGATTAGTCCGATTTTCTTTTGATGATGCAATCTATGAATCCATTAAGTTATCTAATGAGCCTTTGGTTGCCGCACTCAATAAAAATAATCCTAATTCCTTAGGAGAACCCCCAGATTCTATCCAGCTTTCAGAACTTGCAGGTAAACCCTTAATGATTCATCGTAAATTTGAAGCTATGATTACTGATCATTGTCTACAAGCTGGTTTTGAGCCTTATTTCCTATGTAAAAGTGACGACGTGATGCCTATCTTAGCTTGGGCAGATGCAGATGTTGGAATAGCAGTTGTACCAAGAGCTGCTATTGATCTTATCCCAAATACGAATCTAGTATTTAAAACAATTATTAACCCTAGCATCGAGACAACTGCTGCTGTCATTTGGATGCGAAATCGCTATCTATCTACTGCCGCCCGCCATTTCTTGAATTTGTTTACAACAATACACAAAACTTCTATAGATAATACGCAAATGGAATACAGTGACTAA